AAAAAAGGAATTGAAGCGGTTCAATTCAGAGATATTGCAGCATTTTTCAAAGAAAGTGGAAAAAATACGCGTTAATCCTAAAATTTTCGGCAAGCCTTTAAGAAGTGAATATTTCGGCATTTGGGAATATTATTTTGAGAAACGCTTCCGGATTTTGTTTAAAATAGATGAAACCAGAAGCACAATAATCATTATTGGCATAAAGCACAAAGATTGGTTTTAAAGACCGAGCTCTTTTTTTACAGAATCCCATTTACAAACTCTTCCTTCAACAATGTCTTTTTCAGAAGCATTTA
This is a stretch of genomic DNA from Nanoarchaeota archaeon. It encodes these proteins:
- a CDS encoding type II toxin-antitoxin system RelE/ParE family toxin produces the protein MPYDVEITETAKKELKRFNSEILQHFSKKVEKIRVNPKIFGKPLRSEYFGIWEYYFEKRFRILFKIDETRSTIIIIGIKHKDWF